The genomic interval CAGCCAAAACATCACACATATTATCACTGTGTAGAACATCCCATCTTTtgcactgctgctgcagctccaacaATTGCTCCCAGATTAACTCCAACACCAGCTCCAATAGCAACTCCTATTGGTCCTCCCAGAACtccaacagcagctccaacaccTGCTCCAgtagcagctccagcagcagcagcccccAGAGTAGCACGCATAAATGAGTTGTCTTTCTCTGCCTGCCTTCTTGCATCTTCAGGAtcaatttctggattttctctgATTAATCGATCTACTTCTTGTTGCTTGGCTCTCTGCGCctctttaaacatttcattggTGTAGAAACTTCCTCCATTTCCCTTTACCAGTCTGTTGATCTTCTGCACCAGTCCCCTGACTTGACCAGGATCCTCAACTGTGTTGTCAAAGACATGATATTTATCTTCAAATGTCTGGAAGAAGGCACACTGACTGATGAAATGCCGTAGAGGTCTGTGTTTTAGTAACATTTCTCCTATTGCAATATTTTCCCGTTTTAGTTCGTCTCCATGGGTAAACAGGATCATAGTGTATGTGGCTGCTTCATTGCCAAAAATTTTCTGGATAATTTTTaagcttctttcttcttctgtggtgaaTCTGGTCGGCTGGAGCACAATCAGGAAC from Xiphophorus maculatus strain JP 163 A chromosome 2, X_maculatus-5.0-male, whole genome shotgun sequence carries:
- the LOC102216818 gene encoding GTPase IMAP family member 4-like, with protein sequence MEMTNYRPAANKDTALRIVLLGKTGVGKSAAGNTMLGGRFFHSCLSFSSMTSVCEKKINDFDGLNLAVIDTPGLFDTNKSHKEIMEEIAKGICLAAPGPHVFLIVLQPTRFTTEEERSLKIIQKIFGNEAATYTMILFTHGDELKRENIAIGEMLLKHRPLRHFISQCAFFQTFEDKYHVFDNTVEDPGQVRGLVQKINRLVKGNGGSFYTNEMFKEAQRAKQQEVDRLIRENPEIDPEDARRQAEKDNSFMRATLGAAAAGAATGAGVGAAVGVLGGPIGVAIGAGVGVNLGAIVGAAAAVQKMGCSTQ